The Arvicanthis niloticus isolate mArvNil1 chromosome 2, mArvNil1.pat.X, whole genome shotgun sequence genome includes a window with the following:
- the Zer1 gene encoding protein zer-1 homolog isoform X3 → MASDTPESLMTLCTDFCLRNLDGTLGYLLDKETLRLHPDIFLPSEICDQLVNEYVELVSAACTFEPHETFFSLFSDPRSTRLTRIHLREDLVQDQDLEAIRKQDLVELYLTNCEKLSAKSLQTLRSFSHSLVSLSLFGCANIFYEEDNPGGCEDECLVNPTCQVLVKDFTFEGFSRLRFLNLGRMIDGIPVESLLRPLSSLAALDLSGIQTSDATFLTQWKDSLMSLVLYNMDLSDDHIRVIVQLHKLRHLDISRDRLSSYYKFKLTRKVLSLLVQKLGNLMSLDISGHMILENCSISKTDEEAGQTSTEPSKSSIMPFRALKRPLQFLGLFETSLCRLTHIPAYKVSGDKNEEQVLNAIEAYTEHRPEITSRAINLLFDIARIERCNQLLRALKLVITALKCHKYDKNIQVTGSAALFYLTNSEYRSEQSVKLRRQVIQVVLNGMESYQEVTVQRNCCLTLCNFSIPEELEFQYRRVNELLLGILSPARQDESIQRIAVHLCNALVCQVDNDHKEAVGKMGFVVTMLKLIQKKLLDKTCDQVMEFSWSALWNITDETPDNCEMFLNFNGMKLFLDCLKEFPEKQELHRNMLGLLGNVAEVKELRPQLMTSQFISVFSNLLESKADGIEVSYNACGVLSHIMFDGPEAWGVCEPQRAEVEDRMWAAIQSWDINSRRNINYRSFEPILRLLPQGISPVSQHWATWALYNLVSVYPDKYCPLLIKEGGMPLLRDLIKMGTARQETKEMARRSSGLSNELSWEFPSQSPRCSLSANGACVEPQSPESPC, encoded by the exons ATGGCGTCCGACACACCTGAGTCCCTGATGACCCTCTGTACTGACTTCTGTCTCCGAAATCTTGATGGCACCCTGGGCTACCTGCTGGACAAGGAGACCCTGCGGCTGCATCCAGACATCTTCTTGCCCAGTGAAATCTGTGACCAGCTGGTCAATGA GTATGTGGAGCTGGTGAGTGCTGCCTGCACCTTTGAGCCACACGAGACCTTCTTCAGCCTCTTCTCAGACCCCCGCAGCACTCGGCTCACTCGGATCCACCTCCGTGAAGACCTGGTGCAGGACCAGGACCTGGAAGCCATTCGCAAGCAG GACCTGGTGGAGCTATACCTGACCAACTGCGAGAAGCTGTCGGCCAAGAGCCTGCAGACGCTGCGGAGCTTCAGCCACAGTCTGGTGTCCTTGAGCCTCTTTGGCTGTGCCAACATCTTCTATGAGGAGGACAACCCCGGCGGCTGTGAGGATGAGTGCCTGGTCAACCCCACGTGCCAGGTGCTGGTCAAGGACTTCACCTTTGAGGGCTTCAGCCGCCTACGCTTCCTCAACCTGGGCCGCATGATCGATGGCATCCCAGTGGAGTCACTGCTTCGGCCGCTCAGCTCCCTGGCTGCCTTGGATCTCTCAGGCATCCAAACAAGTGACGCCACTTTCCTAACACAGTGGAAGGACAGTCTGATGTCCCTTGTTCTCTACAACATGGACCTTTCAGATGACCACATCCGTGTCATTGTTCAACTGCACAAGCTGCG CCACCTGGACATTTCTCGAGACCGCCTCTCCAGCTACTACAAGTTCAAGCTGACTCGGAAGGTGCTCAGTCTCCTGGTGCAGAAGCTGGGGAACCTGATGTCACTGGACATCTCTGGTCACATGATCCTAGAGAACTGCAGCATCTCTAAGACAGATGAGGAGGCAGGGCAAACCAG CACCGAACCGTCCAAGAGCAGCATCATGCCTTTCCGGGCTCTGAAGAGGCCACTGCAGTTCCTTGGGCTCTTTGAGACCTCCTTGTGTCGTCTCACACACATTCCAGCATACAAA GTAAGTGGTGACAAAAATGAAGAACAGGTGCTGAACGCCATCGAGGCCTACACAGAGCACCGGCCAGAGATCACTTCCAGGGCCATCAACCTGCTGTTTGACATTGCACGCATTGAACGCTGCAACCAGCTTCTGCGGGCTCTGAAG CTGGTCATCACAGCCCTCAAGTGTCACAAGTATGACAAGAACATTCAAGTGACCGGCAGTGCCGCCCTCTTCTACCTGACCAACTCTGAGTACCGCTCAGAGCAGAGCGTCAAGCTGCGCCGGCAGGTCATCCAGGTGGTGCTGAATGGCATGGAGTCCTACCAGGAGGTGACG GTGCAGCGGAACTGCTGTCTGACCCTCTGCAACTTCAGCATCCCCGAGGAGCTGGAGTTCCAGTACCGCCGCGTGAATGAGCTGCTGCTGGGCATCCTCAGCCCCGCCCGGCAGGACGAGTCCATCCAGCGGATCGCCGTGCACTTGTGCAATGCCCTGGTCTGCCAGGTGGACAACGACCACAAGGAGGCTGTGGGCAAGATGGGCTTCGTCGTG ACCATGCTGAAGCTGATACAGAAGAAGCTGCTGGACAAGACG TGTGACCAGGTCATGGAGTTCTCCTGGAGCGCCCTGTGGAACATCACAGACGAGACGCCCGACAACTGTGAGATGTTCCTCAACTTCAATGGCATGAAGCTCTTTCTCGACTGCCTGAAG GAGTTCCCGGAGAAGCAGGAGCTACACCGGAACATGCTAGGGCTCTTGGGGAACGTGGCAGAGGTGAAGGAGCTGCGGCCTCAGCTGATGACCTCCCAGTTCATCAGCGTCTTCAG CAATCTGCTGGAGAGCAAGGCTGACGGCATTGAGGTGTCTTACAACGCCTGTGGTGTCCTGTCCCACATCATGTTTGATGGGCCTGAGGCCTGGGGTGTCTGTGAACCCCAGCGGGCAGAGGTGGAGGATCGTATGTGGGCAGCCATCCAGAGCTGGGATATCAACTCCCGAAGGAATATCAACTACAG GTCCTTTGAGCCGATCCTCCGCCTCCTTCCCCAGGGCATCTCTCCAGTCAGCCAGCACTGGGCCACCTGGGCCCTGTACAACCTTGTATCTGTCTACC CTGACAAGTACTGCCCCCTGCTGATTAAAGAAGGTGGGATGCCCCTGCTGAGGGACTTGATCAAGATGGGTACTGCCCGGCAGGAAACCAAGGAGATGGCCCG CAGGTCCTCTGGATTAAGCAATGAACTATCCTGGGAATTTCCTTCTCAAAGCCCTCGATGCAGCCTGTCAGCAAATGGAGCCTGTGTTGAACCCCAAAGCCCAGAGTCTCCCTGTTGA
- the Zer1 gene encoding protein zer-1 homolog isoform X2: MASDTPESLMTLCTDFCLRNLDGTLGYLLDKETLRLHPDIFLPSEICDQLVNEYVELVSAACTFEPHETFFSLFSDPRSTRLTRIHLREDLVQDQDLEAIRKQDLVELYLTNCEKLSAKSLQTLRSFSHSLVSLSLFGCANIFYEEDNPGGCEDECLVNPTCQVLVKDFTFEGFSRLRFLNLGRMIDGIPVESLLRPLSSLAALDLSGIQTSDATFLTQWKDSLMSLVLYNMDLSDDHIRVIVQLHKLRHLDISRDRLSSYYKFKLTRKVLSLLVQKLGNLMSLDISGHMILENCSISKTDEEAGQTSTEPSKSSIMPFRALKRPLQFLGLFETSLCRLTHIPAYKVSGDKNEEQVLNAIEAYTEHRPEITSRAINLLFDIARIERCNQLLRALKLVITALKCHKYDKNIQVTGSAALFYLTNSEYRSEQSVKLRRQVIQVVLNGMESYQEVQRNCCLTLCNFSIPEELEFQYRRVNELLLGILSPARQDESIQRIAVHLCNALVCQVDNDHKEAVGKMGFVVTMLKLIQKKLLDKTCDQVMEFSWSALWNITDETPDNCEMFLNFNGMKLFLDCLKEFPEKQELHRNMLGLLGNVAEVKELRPQLMTSQFISVFSNLLESKADGIEVSYNACGVLSHIMFDGPEAWGVCEPQRAEVEDRMWAAIQSWDINSRRNINYRSEMGRSFEPILRLLPQGISPVSQHWATWALYNLVSVYPDKYCPLLIKEGGMPLLRDLIKMGTARQETKEMARRSSGLSNELSWEFPSQSPRCSLSANGACVEPQSPESPC; encoded by the exons ATGGCGTCCGACACACCTGAGTCCCTGATGACCCTCTGTACTGACTTCTGTCTCCGAAATCTTGATGGCACCCTGGGCTACCTGCTGGACAAGGAGACCCTGCGGCTGCATCCAGACATCTTCTTGCCCAGTGAAATCTGTGACCAGCTGGTCAATGA GTATGTGGAGCTGGTGAGTGCTGCCTGCACCTTTGAGCCACACGAGACCTTCTTCAGCCTCTTCTCAGACCCCCGCAGCACTCGGCTCACTCGGATCCACCTCCGTGAAGACCTGGTGCAGGACCAGGACCTGGAAGCCATTCGCAAGCAG GACCTGGTGGAGCTATACCTGACCAACTGCGAGAAGCTGTCGGCCAAGAGCCTGCAGACGCTGCGGAGCTTCAGCCACAGTCTGGTGTCCTTGAGCCTCTTTGGCTGTGCCAACATCTTCTATGAGGAGGACAACCCCGGCGGCTGTGAGGATGAGTGCCTGGTCAACCCCACGTGCCAGGTGCTGGTCAAGGACTTCACCTTTGAGGGCTTCAGCCGCCTACGCTTCCTCAACCTGGGCCGCATGATCGATGGCATCCCAGTGGAGTCACTGCTTCGGCCGCTCAGCTCCCTGGCTGCCTTGGATCTCTCAGGCATCCAAACAAGTGACGCCACTTTCCTAACACAGTGGAAGGACAGTCTGATGTCCCTTGTTCTCTACAACATGGACCTTTCAGATGACCACATCCGTGTCATTGTTCAACTGCACAAGCTGCG CCACCTGGACATTTCTCGAGACCGCCTCTCCAGCTACTACAAGTTCAAGCTGACTCGGAAGGTGCTCAGTCTCCTGGTGCAGAAGCTGGGGAACCTGATGTCACTGGACATCTCTGGTCACATGATCCTAGAGAACTGCAGCATCTCTAAGACAGATGAGGAGGCAGGGCAAACCAG CACCGAACCGTCCAAGAGCAGCATCATGCCTTTCCGGGCTCTGAAGAGGCCACTGCAGTTCCTTGGGCTCTTTGAGACCTCCTTGTGTCGTCTCACACACATTCCAGCATACAAA GTAAGTGGTGACAAAAATGAAGAACAGGTGCTGAACGCCATCGAGGCCTACACAGAGCACCGGCCAGAGATCACTTCCAGGGCCATCAACCTGCTGTTTGACATTGCACGCATTGAACGCTGCAACCAGCTTCTGCGGGCTCTGAAG CTGGTCATCACAGCCCTCAAGTGTCACAAGTATGACAAGAACATTCAAGTGACCGGCAGTGCCGCCCTCTTCTACCTGACCAACTCTGAGTACCGCTCAGAGCAGAGCGTCAAGCTGCGCCGGCAGGTCATCCAGGTGGTGCTGAATGGCATGGAGTCCTACCAGGAG GTGCAGCGGAACTGCTGTCTGACCCTCTGCAACTTCAGCATCCCCGAGGAGCTGGAGTTCCAGTACCGCCGCGTGAATGAGCTGCTGCTGGGCATCCTCAGCCCCGCCCGGCAGGACGAGTCCATCCAGCGGATCGCCGTGCACTTGTGCAATGCCCTGGTCTGCCAGGTGGACAACGACCACAAGGAGGCTGTGGGCAAGATGGGCTTCGTCGTG ACCATGCTGAAGCTGATACAGAAGAAGCTGCTGGACAAGACG TGTGACCAGGTCATGGAGTTCTCCTGGAGCGCCCTGTGGAACATCACAGACGAGACGCCCGACAACTGTGAGATGTTCCTCAACTTCAATGGCATGAAGCTCTTTCTCGACTGCCTGAAG GAGTTCCCGGAGAAGCAGGAGCTACACCGGAACATGCTAGGGCTCTTGGGGAACGTGGCAGAGGTGAAGGAGCTGCGGCCTCAGCTGATGACCTCCCAGTTCATCAGCGTCTTCAG CAATCTGCTGGAGAGCAAGGCTGACGGCATTGAGGTGTCTTACAACGCCTGTGGTGTCCTGTCCCACATCATGTTTGATGGGCCTGAGGCCTGGGGTGTCTGTGAACCCCAGCGGGCAGAGGTGGAGGATCGTATGTGGGCAGCCATCCAGAGCTGGGATATCAACTCCCGAAGGAATATCAACTACAGGTCAGAGATGGGAAG GTCCTTTGAGCCGATCCTCCGCCTCCTTCCCCAGGGCATCTCTCCAGTCAGCCAGCACTGGGCCACCTGGGCCCTGTACAACCTTGTATCTGTCTACC CTGACAAGTACTGCCCCCTGCTGATTAAAGAAGGTGGGATGCCCCTGCTGAGGGACTTGATCAAGATGGGTACTGCCCGGCAGGAAACCAAGGAGATGGCCCG CAGGTCCTCTGGATTAAGCAATGAACTATCCTGGGAATTTCCTTCTCAAAGCCCTCGATGCAGCCTGTCAGCAAATGGAGCCTGTGTTGAACCCCAAAGCCCAGAGTCTCCCTGTTGA